A segment of the Mangrovimonas sp. YM274 genome:
GTTCCTCTTTTTGCTGGTGGAATACCGTCTAAGTGGAAACGACCAATTGTTTTATTGTCTGCTGCCATTGGACGCTCTCCTTGCAACACGTGGATTTCAACCGATGGTTGGTTATCCGCTGCCGTAGAGAACACCTGTGACTTTTTGGTAGGAATAGTTGTATTGGCCTCGATAAGCTTGGTCATTACATTACCCATAGTTTCAATACCTAAAGACAACGGCGTCACATCCAATAACAATACATCCTTAACATCTCCTGTTAATACACCACCTTGAATAGCGGCACCAACAGCTACTACCTCATCTGGGTTTACACCTTTACTTGGTTTTTTACCGAAGAATTTCTCAACCGCATCCTGAACTGCAGGAATACGTGTAGATCCACCTACCAAGATAATTTCATCGATATCACTCTTAGACAAACCAGCCGCTTTCAATGCAGACTCACATGGTGCAATGGTACGTTTTACCAAATCGTCGATTAATTGCTCAAATTTAGCTTTCGTCAAGGTACGTACCAAGTGCTTTGGTCCACTAGCAGTTGCAGTAACATAAGGTAAGTTGATTTCTGTTTGCGCAGAAGATGACAACTCAATCTTAGCTTTTTCTGCAGCTTCTTTTAAACGTTGTAATGCCATAGGATCTTTACGAAGGTCCATGTTTTCTTCAGCATTAAACTCTTCTGCCAACCAGTTGATGATTTTCTCATCTACGTCGTCACCACCTAAGTGCGTATCTCCATCGGTAGACAATACTTCAAATACACCGTCTCCCAATTCCAAGATAGAAACGTCATGTGTACCTCCACCAAAGTCGAATACGACGATTTTTTGATCGTGACCTTTTTTATCCAATCCATAAGCCAAGGCAGCTGCCGTAGGCTCGTTAATAATTCTTTCTACCTTTAAACCTGCAATCTCACCAGCTTCTTTAGTAGCTTGACGCTGAGAGTCGTTAAAATAGGCAGGTACTGTAATTACGGCACGGCTTACATCTTGTCCTAAGTAATCTTCAGCAGTTTTCTTCATTTTTTGAAGAATCATAGCCGAAAGTTCTTGAGGTGTGTACAAACGTCCGTCGATATCCACACGTGGAGTATCGTTATCTCCTTTTACTACTTTATATGGTACGCGTTCTGCTTCTTTTTTAGATTCAGAATATTTATTCCCCATAAAACGTTTAATAGAATAAACCGTTTTAGTTGGGTTGGTTACTGCTTGTCTTTTGGCTGGGTCACCTACTTTAATTTCGCCTCCTTCAACAAAAGCAATAACCGATGGCGTAGTACGCTTACCTTCTGCGTTTGGGATTACAACAGGCTCGCTACCTTCCATTACAGAAACGCAAGAGTTTGTTGTACCTAAATCGATTCCAATAATTTTACTCATAATACTAATTTCTTTATTTGTTGCGTTGAATGTTCAGTTTTAAATTCAGGAGGTATATGTCAATGATTATGCCATGACAAAAAATATGACACGATGTCACATTCTTATTTAAAGCCTTTTGCAACCCCTTGAAAAGAAAGGCAATCACTTTGTCTAAACTCTTTTTATTTTAATAGTAATAGCCCATCCATTCTTTTAAATTCTGTAACTTTAGTGTTTTAAACATCAGTTTTACACAAAAAAAGAATTATTATGAAAAAACTTTTTGCACTTTTAATGTTTGCCTCCCTGCTATTTACAGCTTGTGAAGGTGACCAAGGTCCTCCTGGCCCTCCTGGACAACCAGGCAGTATCTTTGTGGCTAGTGCCTTTGAAATAGAAGTCGATTTTACTTCTGGTAATGGCTATCAAATTTTAGAGCCTTATGGCTTTCAGGTCTACCCTTCGGATGTGGTATTAGTTTACATTTCTTGGGAATTTGATGGTCAAGATATTTGGCGCCCTCTACCACAAACAGCTGAATTTGTTGAAGGTTCCTTGGTATACAACTTTGATTTCACTCAAGATGATGTACGATTATTTTTGGACGGAACCATAAACCCAGACATCCTTGGACCAGAGTGGACCCAAGACCAATATTTCAGAGTGGTTGTAGTCCCTGCCGACAATATTGATGGTGTAGACCTTAATAATTTAGATGCCGTTATGGAGGCTGGAGGCATTTCTACTTTTGAACAAAAGTAACTTCACCCTAGTGTAAATCACTAAAATTAAAACACTTAAAATAAACGTTGATGCCTCTAGAGCATTAACGTTTATTTTGCACTTTTATACCCCTTATCTTCTTCAACAAACTGTATATTTGCGCTCAATTATATCGTTTTCGTAAATGGAGTGCATTAGTGTATTTGACATGTTAAAAATTGGTGTGGGACCATCTAGTTCCCATACACTTGGGCCTTGGAGGGCTGCAGAACGTTGGATTGCAGAATTAAAAAACAACAATAAATTTGATAAGGTTGAAAAAGTTAAAGTTGACCTTTACGGTTCTTTGTCATTAACCGGTAAAGGGCATGCCACAGATTACGCCGTGCTTTTAGGTTTAAGTGGTGCCGACCCAGAACGCATTCCAACCGAAGATATTGATGTTATCATCTCCAACATCAAAAATTCCAAAGCACTTTGTTTCAATAACGAAAAAATGATTCCTTTTGAGGTTTCCGAAGGAATTGTGTTCAATCGAAAATTTCTGCCATTCCATGCCAACGGTCTTACTTTTACAGCAACCATAAATGGCAGAAACTATAAATCTACCTACTACTCTATTGGCGGTGGATTTGTTGTTCAGGAAGAACGCAAAGTATCCAAAGCCAATAAAATCATCTTTTACTGCACGTTTCCCTACCCTATCGAGACAGGCACCCAATTATTGGATTTCTGCAAACAATTGGAATTGCCCATTTCAGGAGTTGTTTTGGAAAACGAAAAATCCATACGAGAAGAAGCTGCCATCGATTTTGAATTAAAACGTGTTTGGGACACCATGTTGGAATGCATGTACCTAGGTTGCCACACCGAAGGAAACCTGCCAGGTGGCCTTAATGTGAGAAGGCGTGCCTACGACACCCATCAAAAACTTAAAGGAGATCTCCCTTACAATACACCGGAGGAATGGTTAGAGACCATTCGCCATACCGAGGTGAAATTCAGACAGATCTTTAAATGGGTAAGTTGTTTTGCTTTGGCGGTAAATGAAGTAAACGCCTCCTTGGGACGTGTAGTTACAGCTCCTACCAATGGTAGTGCCGGGGTAATTCCTGCCGTATTGATGTACTACATGGTGATTGAAAACCACAAAGCCAATTTTGAACATATAAAACAATTCCTTTTGGTGGCAGGAGAAATTGGTAGCATCTTTAAAAAAGGCGCTACGATCTCTGCTGCAATGGGTGGATGCCAAGCCGAAATAGGTGTATCCTCTGCCATGGCCGCTGGTGCCCTTTGCGAGCTTTTGGGAGGTACTCCCGAACAGGTATTGGTAGCTGCAGAAATTGCCATGGAACACCATTTGGGACTTACTTGCGACCCAATTGCCGGATTGGTACAGGTGCCTTGTATCGAGCGTAACTCTATGGGAGCCATTAAAGCCATTAATGCCGCTGAATTGGCCCTGGACACAGACCCCAACAATGTAAAAGTGCCATTGGATAAAGTAGTCAACACCATGTGGGAAACTGCAAAGGACATGAATTCCAAGTACAAAGAAACTTCAGAAGGAGGTTTGGCCGTAGGAGTTAACCTAACCGACTGTTAACAAAGTTTTAGCGTTTCAACACAAAGGAATAATAGCTTTAATAGCATAATTTCTTATTTAAACTCATTATTTTTGCATCTCCTAAATGTAAAACACGATGTCTGTAGCTAAAAAAGAATACAAACGAATTACGGTTAAGTCCTTGGTAGAAATGAAGCAAAACGGAGAGAAAATCTCTATGCTTACTTCCTACGACTATACTATGGCGAAAATTGTTGATGAAGCTGGAATAGATGTTATTCTTGTTGGAGATTCTGCCAGTAATGTTATGGCTGGTCACGAAACAACACTTCCCATCACTTTAGACCAAATGATCTATCATGCCTCTTCTGTAATAAGGGCGGTTCAACGTGCTTTGGTTGTAGTGGATTTACCTTTTGGTAGCTATCAGAGTGATCCTAAGGAAGCCCTTAGATCTGCCATTAGAATCATGAAAGAAAGTGGCGGACATGCCGTAAAACTTGAAGGTGGTAAAGAAATCAAAGAGAGTATCAAACGTATTCTTCACGCCGGTATTCCTGTTATGGGGCATTTAGGATTGACGCCACAATCTATTTACAAATTCGGAACGTATACCGTAAGAGCTAAAGAAGAGCAAGAAGCCAAAAAGCTTAAGGAAGACGCCTTAATGTTGGAAAAAGCTGGTTGTTTCGCCATTGTTTTAGAAAAAATCCCTGCTCAACTGGCCAAAGAGGTTGCTGAAAGCGTTTCCATTCCTGTTATTGGTATTGGAGCCGGAAATGGTGTAGACGGACAGGTTTTGGTATTACACGACATGTTGGGAATGACCCATGAGTTTAATCCAAGATTTTTGCGTCGCTACATGAATCTTTATGAAGACATGACCTCGGCCATCTCACAATACGTAGACGATGTGAAGACCCTGGATTTCCCTAACGACAACGAACAATACTAAGGTTCTAATTTACCAATATCAGTCTAGTGGGCACAAAAACCATATCCACGCCAGAAAATCTTCAAGTTTTATATGAAGACAACCACATTATTGTGGTCAACAAGCGCGCTGGTGATTTGGTACAAGGAGACAAAACCGGGGATTCGCCGCTTAGCGATATTGTTAAGGCGTATTTAAAAGACAAATACAACAAACCCGGAAACGTATACCTTGGCGTAGTACACCGTTTAGACAGACCCACTACAGGCATTGTGCTGTTCGCAAAAACCAGCAAGGCACTTCCAAGACTCAACAAATTGTTTTCAGAAAAAAGCGCCTCCAAAACCTATTGGGCATTGGTTAAAAACCAACCTCCCAAAATGGAAGACACGCTTATCCATTGGTTAAAAAAGAATCCGAAAAACAATAA
Coding sequences within it:
- the panB gene encoding 3-methyl-2-oxobutanoate hydroxymethyltransferase, whose product is MSVAKKEYKRITVKSLVEMKQNGEKISMLTSYDYTMAKIVDEAGIDVILVGDSASNVMAGHETTLPITLDQMIYHASSVIRAVQRALVVVDLPFGSYQSDPKEALRSAIRIMKESGGHAVKLEGGKEIKESIKRILHAGIPVMGHLGLTPQSIYKFGTYTVRAKEEQEAKKLKEDALMLEKAGCFAIVLEKIPAQLAKEVAESVSIPVIGIGAGNGVDGQVLVLHDMLGMTHEFNPRFLRRYMNLYEDMTSAISQYVDDVKTLDFPNDNEQY
- a CDS encoding L-serine ammonia-lyase, whose product is MECISVFDMLKIGVGPSSSHTLGPWRAAERWIAELKNNNKFDKVEKVKVDLYGSLSLTGKGHATDYAVLLGLSGADPERIPTEDIDVIISNIKNSKALCFNNEKMIPFEVSEGIVFNRKFLPFHANGLTFTATINGRNYKSTYYSIGGGFVVQEERKVSKANKIIFYCTFPYPIETGTQLLDFCKQLELPISGVVLENEKSIREEAAIDFELKRVWDTMLECMYLGCHTEGNLPGGLNVRRRAYDTHQKLKGDLPYNTPEEWLETIRHTEVKFRQIFKWVSCFALAVNEVNASLGRVVTAPTNGSAGVIPAVLMYYMVIENHKANFEHIKQFLLVAGEIGSIFKKGATISAAMGGCQAEIGVSSAMAAGALCELLGGTPEQVLVAAEIAMEHHLGLTCDPIAGLVQVPCIERNSMGAIKAINAAELALDTDPNNVKVPLDKVVNTMWETAKDMNSKYKETSEGGLAVGVNLTDC
- the dnaK gene encoding molecular chaperone DnaK; translated protein: MSKIIGIDLGTTNSCVSVMEGSEPVVIPNAEGKRTTPSVIAFVEGGEIKVGDPAKRQAVTNPTKTVYSIKRFMGNKYSESKKEAERVPYKVVKGDNDTPRVDIDGRLYTPQELSAMILQKMKKTAEDYLGQDVSRAVITVPAYFNDSQRQATKEAGEIAGLKVERIINEPTAAALAYGLDKKGHDQKIVVFDFGGGTHDVSILELGDGVFEVLSTDGDTHLGGDDVDEKIINWLAEEFNAEENMDLRKDPMALQRLKEAAEKAKIELSSSAQTEINLPYVTATASGPKHLVRTLTKAKFEQLIDDLVKRTIAPCESALKAAGLSKSDIDEIILVGGSTRIPAVQDAVEKFFGKKPSKGVNPDEVVAVGAAIQGGVLTGDVKDVLLLDVTPLSLGIETMGNVMTKLIEANTTIPTKKSQVFSTAADNQPSVEIHVLQGERPMAADNKTIGRFHLDGIPPAKRGTPQIEVTFDIDANGIIKVSATDKATGKSQDIRIEASSGLTEEEIQKMKQEAEANAEADAKAKETADKLNSADAMIFQTESQLKEFGDKLSDDKKKPIEDALEELKKAYETKDIAVIDPALEKINEAWKVASEEMYKAQAEAQQNGAGAQPEGNAGSDAGESNDVEDVDFEEVK
- a CDS encoding RluA family pseudouridine synthase, with protein sequence MGTKTISTPENLQVLYEDNHIIVVNKRAGDLVQGDKTGDSPLSDIVKAYLKDKYNKPGNVYLGVVHRLDRPTTGIVLFAKTSKALPRLNKLFSEKSASKTYWALVKNQPPKMEDTLIHWLKKNPKNNKSSAFHKETNGSKRAVLHYSLLKQLNNYFLLEIELETGRHHQIRSQLSSIGCPIKGDLKYGFDRSNPDGSIHLHARKLEFTHPVSKEAISISAPLPNDPLWDACLD